In Mangifera indica cultivar Alphonso chromosome 14, CATAS_Mindica_2.1, whole genome shotgun sequence, the DNA window aaattcaaaatataatgattaaatttatatttattataaattaaaatttcataaatataataaaagtttaaatccaaatttttctctaaaaaaatttatgcttcatcaattttactaatttttagtatgataattagaatattatttatgctaTAGTTGTGGAGAAAGGTAAATTGCAGGTGAAGGAAGGGAGATTAAAGTGAGGAGACACGTGGAGATCCAATATTATAAGCGTAGATTCTGTTCCTTCTGCTTCCTTGCTCTCGGAAAATCCCCTGGTATATAGGCTTCCTTCACGACAATTCTCGAAATACCCGATAactccttctcttttttttctcaacttCAATCAAAACGTAGAATATCCGATGGCTCTTGCAGCCGTCCCTGTTTCCGACGTCCCTTCTCTCGACCAAGTCCCAGAAAatgcttctctttctctcttctctgcCCCTTTCTCTGCAGGTAATTAACAACGCCGGCCAATATCCGCCCACGGATTGTCTGTCTTACTTTAAAGTTGTtaatgtttcttcttcttttgagTTTATGCAGGCGTGATGATGAATGATGGTAATGATACGGCGTCGTTTAAGATACCCAAGTTCTTAGTTGTAGGGCACAGAGGACATGGAATGAACGTGTTGCAATCCTCTGATAAAAGAATGAAAGCCATTAAAGAGAACTCCATTGTTTCTTTCAACTCTGCCGCTAAATACCCAATTGATTACATCGAATTTGACGTTCAGGTGAGGCTTCATATAACTTCACATGCCCTTTATTTTCTGCGGTTTTTCAACGACTCTGTGAGTCGTCTCCGGCGGGGCGATTATCGATCTGAAATTCAGTTTTTTATGATCTTAACTTGAAAAGCAAGTTTATTTTGTTGGCGGCGTGGCACGTTTCGCCGCGTTGGCAAATCTGCACTAATCGGTTGCCTACGTGGATATAACGTGTAATTCTAGCTACTCACTTTATATTTCCAAGTTTCTTAAAAAGAGCAAAAtcctgactttttttttttcgtaatttttgaaatgaaaaataaaagttacaGGAAAGTTAAAAGAAACAAGTATCATTTTTGTAGGTGACAACAGATGACTGCCCGGTCATTTTCCATGACGACTTCATCCTCTCTGAAGATAATGTAAGTTTCTAATCTCTCAAAATCTTGCCATTCTTTCTCCTTAAAAATGTCAGCTTTCAAAACTGAACATTGATTTGGTTTCCCAATTTTCAGGGTGGTATTTTTGAGAAGAGAGTTACAGAACTTTGTTTATCGGAATTCCTGTCCTATGGACCCCAAAAGGAACCTGGGAAAATGGGAAAAACTTTgctgagaaaaacaaaagatgGGAAAATTGTAAACTGGAATGTCGAAACTGATGACTCTCTTTGTACCCTCCAAGAAGCTTTTCAACAAGTGGAGCCTTCTTTGGGCTTcaatattgaattgaaatttgatgaCCATGTTGTCTATCAACAGGATTATCTGGTCCGAGTTCTCCAGGAGATCTTAAAGGTATCATtataaacactttttttttttttataatcggAGAAATTCTATTTGAATCGAACTATCTTTTTTGGACAAACCAATCACACTAATTAGTTAAATTCAGAGTCTAGTGAATAAGCTATAATCACTATACTAATTAAAGTTAAGAGTCTGATCTTAGTATGATATTAATGAATCTTGAATCTTAActcccttttttttaaatttcacatattttattattcaaactattcATTGAGACCCCTTATTTACGTTCCACCACATAACTTAGATTAATGTAATTAGTGCATTTTAAgaatgaattaataatttttctatttttggtaATAATTGAAACAGGTGGTGTTTGAGCATGCTAAAGACAGACCGATTCTTTTTTCGACTTTCCAACCGGATGCAGCCCTCCTTGTTAGGAAATTGCAGAGTGCCTACCCAGTAAGAAATCCTTCGATATATTAATCTCTTTCT includes these proteins:
- the LOC123196872 gene encoding glycerophosphodiester phosphodiesterase GDPD1, chloroplastic-like; protein product: MALAAVPVSDVPSLDQVPENASLSLFSAPFSAGVMMNDGNDTASFKIPKFLVVGHRGHGMNVLQSSDKRMKAIKENSIVSFNSAAKYPIDYIEFDVQVTTDDCPVIFHDDFILSEDNGGIFEKRVTELCLSEFLSYGPQKEPGKMGKTLLRKTKDGKIVNWNVETDDSLCTLQEAFQQVEPSLGFNIELKFDDHVVYQQDYLVRVLQEILKVVFEHAKDRPILFSTFQPDAALLVRKLQSAYPVFFLTDGGTEIFHDVRRNSLEEAIKVCLEGSLQGIVSEVKGVFRNPGAVTKIKEAKLSLLTYGKLNNVSEAVYMQNLMGIEGVIVDFVQEITEAVSDMIMPPKADEDNEKLSEGNGKMEVKGKPEFSKRELFISFEAHS